A single genomic interval of Hafnia alvei harbors:
- a CDS encoding DNA cytosine methyltransferase, protein MAAYYNEIDPYAAQWLRNLIAAGHIAAGDVDERSIEDVTPDDIRNYTQCHFFAGIGVWSYALRRAGWSDDKPVWTGSCPCQPFSAAGKGGGFDDERHLWPHFHYLIEQCRPRVVFGEQVASKDGLGWFDLVQADLEGANYAATAVDICAAGVGAPHIRQRLFWVAHSEREQRQKRVSGSIESYSQNDGGQAVESARFCLPSGVEYSNSNGWERGVSGREDSQREAANGSAGCDSTVIRLDNSECIGRNQGREGDHSGDDGQQSDPAIKNDWPHQVNGFWQDADWLFCHDGKWRPVKPGLKPLANGITARVGRLRAYGNAICAEVAETFVGAYMAA, encoded by the coding sequence ATGGCGGCCTATTACAACGAAATAGACCCATACGCTGCTCAGTGGCTAAGAAACCTTATTGCAGCTGGCCATATTGCAGCCGGTGATGTTGATGAACGCTCTATTGAGGATGTAACTCCAGATGACATACGAAACTACACACAGTGCCACTTCTTTGCTGGAATCGGAGTCTGGTCTTACGCTCTGCGCCGAGCTGGGTGGTCAGATGACAAGCCAGTATGGACAGGTTCATGCCCATGCCAACCTTTCAGCGCGGCAGGCAAAGGCGGCGGGTTTGATGACGAGCGGCACCTATGGCCACATTTCCACTATCTCATCGAACAGTGCCGCCCTCGGGTCGTGTTTGGTGAGCAAGTTGCAAGCAAAGACGGCCTTGGCTGGTTCGACCTTGTACAAGCTGACTTGGAAGGAGCGAACTACGCCGCAACAGCTGTCGATATCTGCGCTGCGGGCGTCGGTGCTCCGCATATCAGACAGCGCCTTTTCTGGGTTGCCCACTCCGAACGCGAGCAACGTCAAAAACGCGTATCAGGATCCATTGAAAGCTATAGCCAGAATGATGGCGGGCAGGCAGTCGAATCTGCAAGATTTTGCCTGCCTAGCGGGGTGGAATACTCCAACAGCAACGGATGGGAAAGGGGGGTATCAGGGAGGGAGGATTCGCAACGGGAAGCTGCCAACGGATCGGCTGGATGTGACAGCACAGTTATCCGGTTGGACAACTCCGAGTGCATCGGACGGAACCAGGGGCGGGAGGGGGATCACTCCGGCGATGACGGGCAGCAGTCTGACCCAGCAATCAAAAATGATTGGCCCCATCAGGTTAACGGCTTCTGGCAAGATGCTGACTGGCTCTTCTGCCATGATGGAAAGTGGAGGCCAGTTAAACCCGGACTTAAGCCGTTGGCTAATGGCATTACCGCAAGAGTGGGACGATTGCGCGCCTACGGAAATGCCATCTGCGCGGAAGTCGCAGAAACGTTTGTAGGGGCTTATATGGCAGCATAG
- a CDS encoding toxin YdaT family protein yields MEIKHESIRETLRAWAVETNREYVGGLVAGAYFGLGGTELFMQMNAPTAFHVNQQKLFRWLDSYTPAARQKVRELLPAILEVLPWQRKAKLLRIATHEYRLRARAVEFTNSEAKAYVDAFSETVLSAYQVNESLTNQPRVFH; encoded by the coding sequence ATGGAAATCAAACACGAATCTATCCGAGAAACATTGCGGGCATGGGCTGTTGAAACTAATCGTGAATACGTTGGTGGGCTGGTGGCCGGTGCATATTTTGGCCTTGGCGGTACTGAGCTGTTCATGCAAATGAATGCACCGACAGCATTCCATGTTAACCAACAGAAATTATTCCGTTGGCTTGATAGCTACACACCAGCTGCGCGCCAGAAGGTCCGAGAGTTGCTGCCAGCCATCTTGGAAGTGTTGCCTTGGCAGCGTAAGGCCAAGCTATTAAGGATTGCAACACACGAATATCGGCTTAGAGCGCGAGCAGTTGAGTTCACGAACTCAGAAGCCAAAGCCTACGTTGATGCATTCAGTGAGACGGTACTTAGCGCATATCAGGTCAATGAATCGCTTACTAATCAGCCCCGAGTTTTCCATTGA
- a CDS encoding type II toxin-antitoxin system HicB family antitoxin yields MRYPIKFEHDETGWCISFPDIPEALTGGETKEEALSLAQDALVTAFDFYFEDQRPVPMPSADGDDFVDVSASVAAKVLLLNTMIATGTTQAELARRLGTRPQDVSRIVTLGHTTKIDTIEAALKVLGKRLEITAL; encoded by the coding sequence ATGCGATACCCAATAAAATTTGAGCATGACGAAACCGGGTGGTGTATCTCATTCCCCGACATCCCTGAGGCATTAACGGGCGGTGAAACAAAAGAAGAGGCGCTATCATTAGCGCAAGATGCACTGGTAACGGCGTTTGATTTCTACTTTGAAGATCAGCGCCCCGTTCCTATGCCAAGCGCCGATGGTGATGACTTTGTTGATGTGTCTGCTAGCGTAGCTGCTAAGGTGTTGCTGCTTAATACCATGATCGCAACCGGCACTACGCAGGCAGAACTAGCTCGTCGTTTAGGCACTCGACCGCAGGATGTAAGCCGTATCGTTACGTTGGGACACACCACTAAAATTGATACGATTGAGGCTGCGTTAAAAGTGCTCGGCAAGCGGCTAGAAATAACCGCGTTGTAA
- a CDS encoding Ref family recombination enhancement nuclease: MKKAERLHLSRVADLGCIVCNNLGYENSPAEIHHVLSGCGMGQRASNYDAIPLCPIHHRHGGNGTAIHAGQKSFEKNFGSELDLLLQVHLALGIKILEENLK; the protein is encoded by the coding sequence ATGAAAAAGGCCGAGCGTTTACACTTATCCCGCGTAGCCGATTTGGGTTGTATTGTCTGTAATAATCTTGGCTATGAAAATTCACCTGCTGAAATACATCACGTTCTTTCAGGTTGTGGCATGGGCCAGCGTGCCAGTAACTACGACGCAATCCCTTTATGTCCAATACACCATCGTCACGGCGGCAATGGTACGGCTATTCATGCCGGGCAAAAGTCGTTTGAGAAAAATTTTGGCTCTGAGCTGGATTTGCTGCTTCAAGTTCACTTAGCCCTTGGCATTAAAATACTCGAGGAAAATTTGAAATGA
- a CDS encoding KilA-N domain-containing protein produces the protein MTASISISGISIHQDSEGRYSVNDLHKASGSEQRHRPKYWLEALQTKELITEITKGGNPPFSKNSGISLFSPIETKRGCKGGTYVCKELVYSYAMWISAAFSLKVIRAYDALVNVVKAQESKPQTTTNDRTPLRDAINMLVGKKGLMYPEAYTLIHQRFDVGHIDELTPHQIPLAIEYVHKLALEGELLERDRIQTQPQSIFNLSAIDQDGEWRLSIKNGRVTSARRLDDGEYIISVASFGELMERAGNIIIHYTELQRMNPSELVGLVDKMRKHHHHWQLIMNQKNKIA, from the coding sequence ATGACAGCATCAATATCCATTTCTGGAATATCAATTCATCAAGATAGCGAAGGCCGTTACTCAGTTAACGATCTGCATAAAGCATCTGGTAGTGAGCAGCGCCATCGCCCAAAATACTGGCTAGAGGCTCTGCAAACCAAAGAATTAATCACGGAAATTACAAAAGGCGGAAATCCGCCCTTTTCAAAAAATAGCGGAATCTCGCTATTTTCCCCGATTGAGACCAAGCGTGGTTGCAAAGGTGGAACCTACGTTTGTAAAGAGCTGGTCTATTCTTATGCTATGTGGATCAGCGCCGCATTCTCCCTGAAAGTTATCCGCGCATATGATGCTTTGGTTAATGTCGTAAAAGCGCAAGAATCAAAACCCCAGACAACAACCAATGATCGCACGCCACTCCGTGACGCCATTAACATGCTGGTGGGCAAAAAGGGGCTAATGTATCCAGAAGCCTATACGCTAATCCACCAGCGCTTTGACGTTGGACATATTGACGAACTAACACCGCATCAAATTCCTCTAGCAATAGAGTATGTCCACAAACTTGCTTTAGAAGGCGAGCTGCTCGAACGGGACAGGATCCAGACCCAGCCACAATCAATATTTAACCTATCTGCAATCGATCAGGATGGTGAGTGGCGGTTAAGCATTAAAAATGGTCGAGTGACATCAGCGAGAAGATTGGACGATGGAGAATATATTATCAGCGTTGCTTCGTTTGGTGAGCTAATGGAGAGAGCTGGTAATATCATCATTCACTACACGGAGTTACAGCGCATGAACCCATCTGAACTGGTTGGGCTGGTGGATAAAATGAGAAAGCACCATCATCATTGGCAGCTGATAATGAACCAGAAAAATAAAATTGCTTGA
- a CDS encoding RecE family exodeoxyribonuclease: MTIYFNFLSAKKSSDAKDTVILVDVETAKECPFAISFLAKQNGIDLSNYFKPVTTDTPIVDDLPEENEFSTTWCEKYELADDKKTWRLIAAPEPAPETNLTDQNDSSEVLTIVSAMPQLESRIASIFLHGVEELRLTREQVSQVIALKMDTDNKFFQDIILAVHSEPYVKGANMTQLGALINGIKEAFPQTDKPAELGMICNFVKQWCSCAVACSVDGHSNDEALANIVSIYRDKKNTPAPAIKTEKADSPFKDASCGIPTIFYAMELDAALSLMGKNPADAKAADVGVAKVLIEKNDPKWRSIVSAFRTIVGITEVERETRHAIIQELLKNLKVIDDKTALLDFIKTRLADHPQCEELAGYTSSIEGEKPEVTGGEVVNMGGGKFDISQILENSSPATNAEALRENEDLSINATLSPRAEKIKAALQSAINGETNLDSAEGIAATLQKSNVTAAYLLEWLPNEIELAELGGEVDNESIGSLMMDLFDVAPKFITDSSERVQFFTNQIAEYKKEWEEHEAECDREGKSAKPLKPTVEDLQAEIQALKAHQQLFSNFVSAGVKFLLACKGDK; this comes from the coding sequence ATGACCATATATTTTAATTTCTTGAGCGCTAAAAAAAGCTCTGACGCAAAAGATACCGTTATTTTAGTTGATGTTGAAACGGCTAAAGAATGCCCTTTCGCTATTTCTTTTTTAGCTAAGCAAAATGGCATCGACCTGTCTAATTATTTCAAACCAGTTACTACTGATACACCTATTGTTGATGATCTGCCGGAAGAAAATGAATTCAGTACAACATGGTGTGAAAAGTACGAACTCGCTGACGATAAAAAAACATGGCGATTGATTGCAGCGCCGGAACCAGCACCAGAAACAAATCTGACGGATCAAAATGATTCTAGTGAAGTCTTAACAATCGTTTCAGCTATGCCTCAGTTAGAATCACGCATCGCCTCTATCTTCTTACACGGCGTGGAAGAGTTGCGCCTTACCCGCGAACAAGTAAGCCAAGTGATCGCCCTGAAGATGGATACCGATAATAAATTTTTCCAAGATATTATCTTGGCGGTACACAGCGAGCCTTATGTTAAAGGCGCGAACATGACGCAGCTCGGGGCGCTGATTAACGGAATTAAAGAAGCCTTCCCACAAACGGATAAGCCAGCCGAACTGGGAATGATCTGTAATTTCGTGAAGCAATGGTGTTCATGTGCTGTTGCATGCTCTGTAGATGGTCACAGTAATGATGAAGCGCTAGCAAATATCGTTTCCATATATCGCGATAAGAAAAACACCCCGGCGCCAGCTATTAAAACTGAAAAAGCAGACTCACCATTTAAAGACGCGAGTTGCGGCATACCAACCATTTTTTATGCCATGGAATTGGATGCTGCATTATCCCTGATGGGTAAAAACCCGGCTGACGCAAAAGCTGCAGATGTTGGCGTAGCTAAAGTTTTGATAGAGAAAAATGATCCGAAGTGGCGCTCAATTGTATCGGCTTTCCGCACAATCGTGGGCATAACCGAGGTTGAACGAGAAACCCGCCACGCAATCATTCAGGAATTACTCAAAAACCTAAAAGTCATTGATGATAAAACCGCCCTGCTGGACTTCATCAAAACCCGCTTAGCCGATCATCCTCAATGCGAAGAATTAGCAGGCTATACGTCCTCAATTGAGGGGGAAAAACCGGAAGTGACCGGAGGCGAAGTGGTAAACATGGGCGGCGGGAAGTTTGACATTAGCCAAATTCTTGAAAATAGCTCACCAGCTACGAATGCTGAGGCTTTGCGGGAAAATGAAGATCTGTCAATCAACGCAACCCTATCCCCACGCGCCGAAAAGATCAAAGCAGCGCTACAAAGCGCAATCAATGGCGAGACTAATTTAGATTCAGCCGAAGGGATCGCCGCTACGCTGCAAAAATCCAATGTTACCGCCGCTTACCTGCTTGAATGGCTACCCAATGAAATTGAGCTAGCCGAGCTAGGTGGTGAGGTTGATAACGAGTCTATTGGCAGTCTCATGATGGATTTGTTCGATGTGGCACCTAAATTTATTACCGATTCATCTGAGCGCGTCCAATTCTTCACTAACCAGATCGCTGAATACAAAAAAGAATGGGAAGAACATGAAGCCGAATGCGATAGAGAGGGAAAATCAGCGAAGCCACTAAAGCCAACCGTTGAAGATCTGCAGGCCGAGATTCAAGCACTGAAAGCCCACCAGCAATTATTTAGTAATTTTGTTAGCGCGGGTGTGAAATTCCTTCTGGCTTGCAAGGGGGATAAATGA
- a CDS encoding helix-turn-helix domain-containing protein, whose product MRKKREEIASPEDTQRLRDAWDAKKKELKLTQELAADLMGFETQSSVSHYLSGKAPLNTDAALKFAALLRVKPEDLRPDLADLMNYVRSSGTYDNGFDGQGWRLVTSEQAELLNLFEILPEAEKKKHLTQLRGLNEMYKEAFENILAAQKRQR is encoded by the coding sequence ATGAGAAAAAAACGCGAAGAGATCGCATCCCCTGAAGACACTCAACGATTACGTGATGCTTGGGATGCGAAAAAGAAGGAGCTAAAACTCACTCAGGAGCTCGCCGCTGACTTGATGGGGTTTGAGACTCAGTCTAGTGTGAGCCACTACCTAAGCGGGAAGGCACCATTAAATACTGACGCTGCATTGAAGTTTGCTGCACTACTACGTGTCAAACCAGAGGATCTGCGCCCTGACTTGGCTGACTTGATGAACTATGTCAGGTCATCAGGTACGTACGATAATGGCTTTGACGGTCAAGGCTGGCGCCTTGTCACCTCTGAACAAGCTGAGCTTCTAAATCTGTTTGAGATATTACCCGAGGCAGAAAAGAAAAAGCACTTAACGCAGTTGCGAGGCCTTAATGAAATGTATAAAGAGGCCTTTGAAAACATACTAGCCGCACAAAAAAGGCAGCGATAA
- a CDS encoding Arm DNA-binding domain-containing protein, which yields MATLPTGVEIRGNSICIWFIYRGKRCREILKGWANTATNIKKAGNLRSMIVSEINLGEFDYKHRFPESKTAKKLDSTIVIKTFGELADGWIKSREVELTANTLKKTASQLKTLKKIIGESTPIESITNNDILNYRSELLHGGTFYKESRRTNNVGRSVRTVDNYVSLLGSLLRFANRSRYITSKPYENVKKLQKSRVKPDPLLKQEFEQLKNALSGQMKNLWQFAIYSGIRHGELAALAWEDIDLEAGTVRICRNLNVLGMFGPPKTSAGNRTITLLKPAIEALKAQRELTALHPKVDVTFHHREYGKTETQKLHFVFMPRATLHGQKPCYSLTTIGAMWNKAVKLAGIRRRNPYHTRHTYACWLLSAGANPSFIASQMGHENAQMVYEIYGTWIEDMNNEQINMLNAKLAL from the coding sequence ATGGCAACATTACCCACAGGAGTAGAGATCAGAGGCAATAGCATCTGCATCTGGTTTATCTACCGCGGTAAGCGTTGCCGTGAAATTCTTAAAGGCTGGGCAAATACGGCCACAAACATCAAAAAGGCCGGAAACCTCCGGTCTATGATTGTCAGTGAAATAAATCTGGGTGAGTTCGATTACAAACACCGATTCCCTGAATCGAAAACTGCAAAAAAACTCGACTCAACGATCGTGATAAAAACCTTTGGCGAACTGGCTGACGGATGGATTAAAAGCAGAGAAGTGGAGCTTACAGCCAACACGCTAAAAAAAACGGCTTCTCAACTCAAAACGCTAAAAAAAATTATCGGTGAATCCACCCCGATCGAATCAATCACCAATAACGATATTTTAAATTATCGGTCTGAGTTACTTCATGGCGGCACTTTTTATAAAGAGTCACGAAGGACTAATAATGTTGGGCGAAGCGTGAGAACCGTAGACAACTATGTTTCATTGCTAGGCTCCCTACTCCGTTTTGCTAATCGCTCTCGATACATCACGAGCAAGCCATACGAAAATGTGAAAAAGCTGCAAAAAAGTCGAGTGAAACCCGATCCGCTTCTCAAGCAAGAATTCGAACAACTAAAAAATGCGCTAAGTGGCCAGATGAAAAATTTATGGCAGTTTGCTATCTACTCGGGGATCCGTCACGGGGAATTGGCGGCGCTTGCTTGGGAGGATATTGATCTTGAGGCTGGTACGGTTCGTATTTGCCGCAACTTGAATGTGCTAGGTATGTTTGGCCCACCAAAAACCTCTGCAGGTAATCGCACAATCACTCTTTTAAAGCCGGCTATCGAGGCATTGAAGGCACAAAGAGAATTAACAGCATTGCATCCAAAGGTTGATGTAACGTTCCATCATCGAGAATACGGTAAGACTGAAACTCAAAAATTGCATTTTGTTTTCATGCCAAGAGCGACGCTTCATGGGCAGAAGCCATGCTATTCGCTTACAACCATCGGAGCTATGTGGAACAAAGCTGTAAAACTCGCTGGAATTCGTCGCCGTAATCCGTACCATACACGCCACACTTACGCATGTTGGTTATTGTCTGCCGGTGCAAACCCATCATTTATCGCATCTCAGATGGGTCATGAAAATGCACAGATGGTTTATGAAATCTACGGTACGTGGATTGAAGATATGAATAACGAGCAGATCAACATGCTAAACGCTAAACTCGCACTATAG
- a CDS encoding conserved phage C-terminal domain-containing protein — MSRIFEVVQSLSGQRNSITIPRPYLAFFSGDQQFFPLAAILNQLVFWSGYATQPGGWFYKSHEELGEEAGGLSEEQVRRLIKKITQRYLPNIVQVDIRKVNGTPTKHYRINGDALISKIFPPALETAEVRNGNGEVAESDNNGNGEDAESIRRKCGMETAEVRNHGNGEVAESFLYTDLDTDRDLQIYCQADELPDEPHDDESDPVLRVLNHFNRVTNSEFRDGATTRGFISGVLQGEYVADDLMLVVDYIANEWAGQDNMSFYLRPKTIFSQENFEGYFDQARAWRRNGKPQKIAEPAKVNIDLQNQDYSGKPKGFRT; from the coding sequence GTGAGTCGTATTTTTGAGGTCGTTCAATCGTTATCAGGGCAAAGGAACAGTATTACGATCCCTAGGCCTTACTTAGCCTTTTTCTCAGGTGATCAGCAATTCTTCCCATTGGCAGCAATATTGAATCAACTTGTCTTCTGGTCGGGTTATGCAACCCAACCAGGAGGATGGTTCTATAAGAGCCACGAAGAATTAGGCGAAGAAGCAGGCGGGCTGAGTGAGGAACAGGTTCGCCGACTCATTAAGAAGATAACGCAGAGATATTTACCGAATATTGTGCAGGTCGATATTCGTAAAGTTAACGGCACTCCAACGAAGCACTACAGAATTAATGGCGATGCGCTAATCAGCAAAATATTCCCGCCAGCACTGGAAACGGCGGAAGTGCGGAATGGAAACGGCGAAGTCGCGGAATCCGATAACAACGGAAACGGCGAAGATGCGGAATCCATTCGGCGAAAGTGCGGAATGGAAACGGCGGAAGTGCGGAATCATGGAAACGGCGAAGTCGCCGAATCCTTTCTCTATACAGATCTAGACACAGATAGAGACTTACAAATTTATTGTCAGGCAGACGAGCTGCCCGACGAACCACACGACGACGAATCTGATCCAGTTTTGCGGGTGTTAAATCACTTCAACCGAGTGACCAACTCAGAATTTCGGGATGGGGCAACGACGCGAGGTTTTATTTCCGGCGTGCTACAGGGCGAATACGTTGCTGACGATCTCATGCTTGTGGTCGATTACATAGCCAACGAGTGGGCTGGGCAGGACAACATGAGTTTCTACTTGCGCCCCAAGACGATATTCAGCCAAGAGAACTTCGAGGGATATTTCGACCAGGCGAGGGCATGGCGGCGCAACGGCAAGCCGCAAAAGATCGCCGAGCCAGCGAAAGTGAATATCGACCTACAAAACCAAGATTACTCAGGAAAACCCAAAGGGTTTAGGACTTAA
- a CDS encoding DUF4222 domain-containing protein: MSNLQERLRCALRRNFKGETPSRGYIEVKKGQRFKDHRGATVIVQRLVGGYVVYLRSGKDTESQMPLRLFSKKFTEVRA, from the coding sequence ATGAGCAACTTACAAGAGCGCCTGCGGTGCGCTTTGCGGCGTAACTTTAAAGGGGAAACCCCATCAAGGGGCTATATCGAGGTCAAGAAAGGCCAGCGATTTAAAGATCATCGTGGCGCAACTGTAATTGTTCAGAGGTTGGTTGGTGGCTATGTGGTTTATCTGCGTAGCGGTAAAGATACGGAAAGCCAAATGCCATTGCGATTGTTTTCTAAGAAGTTCACAGAGGTAAGGGCGTGA
- the xisR gene encoding excisionase family protein, which translates to MAQVVFIEEWMVEDGLRSKTGLDDRQIEKYRQGCWIEGIHFKRVSPSGEKTKRGIIWYNYPMINQVISEA; encoded by the coding sequence ATGGCGCAGGTTGTCTTTATCGAGGAATGGATGGTAGAGGATGGTCTCAGATCTAAAACCGGTTTAGACGACCGTCAGATTGAGAAATATAGGCAAGGATGCTGGATTGAAGGGATTCACTTTAAGCGTGTATCGCCAAGTGGTGAAAAAACGAAGCGCGGGATCATTTGGTACAACTATCCAATGATAAACCAGGTTATTAGCGAGGCATAA
- a CDS encoding ash family protein has protein sequence MVGCAGEPKGSPGFLLTGTANSVHLTTPSFAAKGGDF, from the coding sequence ATGGTGGGGTGTGCGGGGGAGCCGAAAGGCTCGCCGGGTTTTCTGTTAACCGGTACTGCGAACTCCGTACATCTCACCACCCCGAGTTTCGCAGCAAAAGGTGGTGACTTCTAA
- a CDS encoding DUF1133 family protein has protein sequence MIYPDSIGLVNTKEARLRTLESIWIQGRLRMWGGWSYVRKGGIAPGVLSRLCGGTKITKTAITKLLQSLKKSGCDKAELENFLNDILANKGGNLFGCTDKDAAKMDRVVASTLIDFPALIDILHERYTHKKSKRAMAEDVQEQHPEWCYATCRNRVDMWLSTAEYMLYRPMNEALSLNQERFYG, from the coding sequence ATGATTTATCCAGATAGCATCGGTTTGGTTAACACTAAAGAAGCGCGATTACGTACGCTCGAATCTATCTGGATTCAGGGAAGGCTACGGATGTGGGGAGGGTGGTCCTACGTGAGAAAGGGCGGAATAGCCCCCGGCGTTCTCTCACGCCTGTGCGGTGGGACTAAAATAACAAAGACGGCGATAACAAAATTACTACAATCACTCAAAAAAAGTGGCTGCGATAAGGCTGAATTAGAAAACTTTCTCAATGACATTCTGGCTAATAAAGGCGGTAACTTATTCGGATGCACCGATAAAGATGCTGCCAAAATGGATCGTGTCGTCGCTAGTACGCTAATCGATTTCCCTGCACTAATTGACATTCTGCATGAACGATATACCCATAAAAAAAGTAAGCGAGCGATGGCCGAGGATGTACAAGAACAACACCCAGAATGGTGTTATGCCACTTGCCGCAATCGGGTTGATATGTGGTTAAGCACTGCGGAATACATGCTTTACCGTCCCATGAATGAGGCGCTTAGCCTTAACCAAGAGCGGTTTTATGGTTGA
- a CDS encoding 3'-5' exonuclease: MNHLMIDLETMGNKPTAPIVAIGAVFFEPETGALGEQFYIGIKLESAMLLGCQPDASTILWWIEQSREAQEAITSSDNVDIKLALGMLCDFVYDYCESPKYLSVWGNGAAFDNVILRNSYELAGIKAPWNWYNDLDVRTVVKMGRAIGFDPKRDMPFDGERHNALADAVHQAQYVSAIWQRMTGE; encoded by the coding sequence ATGAATCACTTAATGATTGACCTCGAAACAATGGGTAACAAACCAACAGCGCCGATTGTGGCTATTGGCGCTGTATTTTTCGAGCCCGAAACTGGCGCCTTGGGCGAGCAGTTTTATATTGGCATAAAGCTCGAGAGTGCCATGCTGTTGGGTTGTCAGCCTGATGCAAGCACCATACTTTGGTGGATTGAGCAAAGCCGAGAGGCTCAGGAGGCGATCACCTCATCGGATAACGTCGATATTAAACTGGCCTTGGGTATGCTTTGTGACTTTGTGTATGACTACTGCGAATCGCCAAAATACCTAAGCGTGTGGGGTAACGGCGCTGCTTTCGATAACGTTATTTTGCGTAATAGCTACGAACTGGCCGGTATCAAGGCACCATGGAATTGGTATAACGATCTAGATGTTCGTACGGTGGTTAAGATGGGTAGAGCGATTGGCTTTGATCCGAAGCGTGATATGCCATTTGATGGCGAACGGCATAACGCATTAGCTGATGCTGTTCACCAAGCTCAATATGTTTCGGCGATATGGCAGCGAATGACTGGTGAATAA
- a CDS encoding type II toxin-antitoxin system HicA family toxin, with the protein MKQREFQRWLAAQGAQFSNGTNHLKIYLNGKQTIMPRHPAKEIPEPLRKVILKQLGLK; encoded by the coding sequence GTGAAACAACGCGAGTTCCAGCGTTGGCTTGCGGCACAAGGGGCACAGTTTTCAAACGGTACCAACCACTTGAAAATTTACTTGAACGGCAAGCAGACGATAATGCCAAGGCATCCAGCGAAAGAAATACCGGAGCCGCTTAGGAAAGTAATTCTTAAGCAACTTGGCCTGAAATAA
- a CDS encoding transcriptional regulator — protein MDLKTYLKSNRITQQQFADIVGCSQSSISSVIKGKSKFGPETAVEVAAATNYEVTPHELRPTIFIRPTDGIPEEHQNTTKEN, from the coding sequence ATGGATCTTAAAACGTACTTAAAAAGTAATCGAATTACTCAGCAGCAATTTGCTGACATTGTCGGTTGCTCACAATCATCAATCAGCAGTGTCATCAAAGGGAAATCAAAGTTTGGTCCTGAGACGGCAGTAGAGGTTGCCGCTGCAACCAATTATGAAGTTACTCCCCACGAACTACGCCCAACAATTTTTATCAGACCAACAGATGGCATCCCTGAAGAACACCAGAATACCACCAAGGAAAACTAA
- a CDS encoding phage holin: MYTRAADNTLLAGGLSSWLFSLINYFSPNEWMVVGIIVGIFCTLAGLISGIYFRCRRERLLREWIQSRQVMAAAPLDEELDMLERD, from the coding sequence ATGTACACACGTGCTGCCGATAACACCTTGCTCGCCGGTGGGCTTTCGTCATGGCTATTCAGCCTGATTAATTACTTCTCACCCAATGAGTGGATGGTTGTCGGCATTATTGTAGGCATTTTTTGCACTCTAGCGGGCCTTATCTCAGGGATTTATTTCCGCTGCCGTCGTGAGCGCTTATTGCGTGAGTGGATTCAAAGCCGCCAGGTTATGGCTGCTGCTCCGTTGGATGAGGAGCTAGACATGCTGGAGCGGGATTGA